The Sulfolobus islandicus Y.N.15.51 sequence AGATATTACAAATGGATTTGCCCAACCAGTCACTTGACTACCATATGGTAATATGCCATACGTTATTCCAAGCAATATTGATATAAGAGATACAGCGTATAATATATTTCCAACTACATCAATACTTTGATTTCTATTAGGCTTACTCAGCTGCTTTAATGATTTATATGACCAAATGGTTCCTAAAATGCCTATTGGAACACTCACTAAAAATACGTCACGCCAGTATATTGAAGCAAGAATTCCACCAATAATTATCCCAGAGACTCCACCAAATATTCCTATTACACCGTTTAACCCTAATGCAAATCCTCTCTCATTTGGTGGAAATGCCTCAGATAGTATTGCAGCACTATTAGCCATCAAAAATGATCCTCCTACACCTTGAAGTATCCTATAAATTATTAGTTGAATTGCTGCTATTCCTCCTTTACCAGGAGTTAGATATAGTAATAGTGACGCAATGGTAAAAATTAGGAATCCTAAATTATACATTCTTACCCTTCCAAAAATATCTGAAATCCTACCTACGTTTACTACTAAGATTGCTGATACTATACTATAACCAAATAGGATCCATAATAAGTATTGGAAAGAGTTAAATGGATTAATGTTAATTCCTCTAAATATTGCTGGTAATGCTATTAATACTACATTAGCGTTCATAAATCCCATGAATGCACCAAGACTTGTATTGGATAATGCAATCCACTTGTACTGAACCATATAGTTAAAGACTTAACTTTAATTTATTAAAACTTTTGCCCAATATCAATCATGCGTTTTTAAAAAATCATAAATTTATAATGATTTAACTACAGCTTACCACTTACGAGAATGTATAAAGTTGTAGATAATATTATGAGGATAATGTCTAGAACAAAAGCTATCAAAGCAGGTCCAGTGGTTACTGGTAATGGTCTACCTACAAGCGGTGCTGGAAGTACTCTAGTTAAAGTAAGGAGCAGATAATTTACCCACCAATATATTACTTCTAAGAGATATATAATTTTCAATGCAAAGAGTCTAAATGAGAGTATAAAGAGAATACCAGCAACAATGGCTAAGATCGAGTCGAAGGCGAAAAATGCCCTTAGACCAAAAGGTAAAAATCTTACATTATATAATGGCAGATGATCTGCAGCCCACGCAAAACTAATTATTCCTGCAACTACCCCTAAGGCTAATAAGGAAATTGAAATTTTTGGCATATGCTACTCTCTAATTCAATCTATATTAAGATTTTGCCCAAATCTTTAATTAGATTGAAAACGATATTTGGGAAAAGATTTAAATCGATGTAAAAGTGATGAGGAAACTTGTGAAAGAATGAAAATTAGCAAAATGGGTCTTATAATACTAGGAATTTCTATAATAATTCTGATAATTGGTGGAGCGTTTTTTGGAATGGCTGCAACATCACATGAGCCAATAACTACTACAAGCCATGTTACAACATACACATCTACTAGCATTTCATCAATTATATCATCTTCTACTACAACTACTACATCAGGTCCTAGTGGAGGATCATGGGGCTAAACAGAAAGCTACTCGTTTTTAGTTTTTCTTTTTCTTCCATAGGCGGACCTTTAGCACTAGTTGGACAATTCCTAGAAAACATAACTCCATTTGAGGTAGTCTTATCTCTTATAATATTTGCACCCATAACTTTCCTTATATACTATTTAATGAATAAATTCTGGGATAGAGGGGGACTTTACGATTATGTAGTCAAATTTACTCCTAAACTTTCTAATTACTTCTTGTACTTCTGGTTTTTTTCTTATTTCCTTTATTTGAGCTATACTGTGGATTATATAGTATATTATATACTAGATCTGAATGGATTAATATCTATACTATTGACAATTGGAATAGCAGGATCTATCTCAATAATAACCTTCCTAGATAGGGAGTTAGAATTCTTATTTGCCTCAATTATTCTACAAATTTTATTTATAATCCCAATAAATTGGCATCTTAAACTTGTAAACCCTTATGAACTAAGCATAACTAACATTCTCTCAACCTCTCTATTGTACATATGCATAACCCTTACACCATTTGTTGGAAACGGTAACAAAGAGGGAATTAATAGTATACTCCTAGCGTATTTAATAACTGGAGCGATAATGCTTTTAGACTCCTTTTTTAGCGTTCCTAAAATGATCTATCTTATTTCGTCACTTAGCACATTCTCGTTAATATTAGTGGAATTCTACTCGCTAAAAAGTGTTCTATCCAAATTTAGTAACAAGAGTAAAAGATATCTTATCTTGGCATTCGTAGGATTTACTCTGGCCAGCTTGATAAATCCCTACATGTACTATATTTACACAATCGTCCCATCCTTAACTGCACTTTACGTATCGTTAATAATCTTCTTCATTTCAACAACACTATCAATTAGAAATGAACTAAAGCTACTAGGCTTTACAAGTCTAGGATTACTCGCATATGGACTCTATTCTTCATTACAACTATCCTCATATTATTTACTTCTAGAACAAATTCTTACAATCATCATAATAGGCATAATTCCGCTAGTTAAGAATCGACTTTTTTATTAGTAGAAGTTGCTAACAGTTTCATATAGAGATAACCTCCCACAGTTTGCAACAGCCCTCCTATTTCCAATGGTAATGAGTATGAAACATCTAATAAGTAACCGCTAATAGCTGAGCTCATCTGAGATAGTCTTGTCGCCAATCCCTGAAAGCTTGAAGCAGTACCGAAATCTTCAGCAGAAACACCTCTAACATTGACTGCACTCCTATTTGGAGCTCCAACACCCGCATTAAGCCCCCTAGCAATGTATAATCCAGCTGCTAAAGGTAACCATGGTGAAAGAGCCATTGCAATTAAAAATACCCCATTCAATATCCTAGTTATTGAAGCAACCTTTAATGGATCAAACCTTATTTTATTTGAAAGCAGTGAACCAATTGCAGTTGTTAAGTAAGATATTGTAAAGATTAGCCCTATTTCAAAGGAGTTAGCATGAAAGGCTAGATTATACCATAATGGAAGTAGCGGGATAGCTATACCTAGTCCAAACCCAGTTATCGAGTTCGAAACTACGACTTTTGAAATGAATTTCATACTAGACTTCTTCATAACCTTAGAAGTCTTTTTAGGCCTCGTAACTTCTTTACAAAAAAGTAATGATATCGCCGAAGCTAAGAGTAATACAAATGATATGAAATATAGCATTCTATATCCATCAACGGAATTACTTATATAAGACCTTAACGAAAGAAGAATACTTCCTCCTATTCCAGATAATGACGAAGCTGACATCAAGAAACTTAATCTTCTTACCCTTTCCTTTTCATCATTCCAATTGCTGGCTACTAATGCAGTTAATCCTGGCGAAAATACTCCTCTTATACCGCCTGCAGCTCCTCCAACTCCCCCTATTATAAGAGCCGCAAAGATTAGTATTTGATTTATCGAAAGCGCGAGTAATATTGATGAAATTGAAGCTAATATTTCTACAAAGATTAGGACTTTTTTATAGCCAGTTCTGTCACCTATCATACCTAGGGCTAAGTTGAGGGCTGATGAGAATCCTATGGCTCCTAGAAATATTATTCCTATAATTTCTGGTTTAACACCGATCGCAGATAAATAAAGTGAAGAGGAGAGAGTTATATAAATTATCCCAACACTTCTTAAAACTCTTGACAATAAAAGAAAAGTATAGCCATAATCTTCTTGCAAAAAATCACCTAATAATAAGAGAATTTAGTAGTTTAACTGTTTTTCGTTTTATCTGCTATTAGTGCTTTAGAAAAATTTACCTCAAATACTCTATACTTCAGATATTTTCGTAGAGTCTCTTTATTGGCCTATTTATTATTAATATTTTTACATAAATTTAAAACTCTTTATCGACTTAAAGGCTCATGAACAGTATATATTATACGATGTTTTCACGAAATTTTGCTACCAGAAGACTAGTCGTCTACTTGTCTATTTCTTTTACTCTTGAAATACTTGGTTTAGTCATTCACTTGTTTTACGTGAATTCCTATATAGGTTTATTAGTCGGGGAGAGTAATACTCTCCTCGACTGGGGAAACATGGTCGACGTGAGTTCTGAAGCAAAGTCTTCGGCTACGGGCGTGACTAACCCCTACCATCGGACTGAACATTGTGATAAAATTCACGAATATAGGTGTGACAAAGAGGTAGGGGTAATAGGAATAGATATATCAAAAGAACATTTAATAACTAGCAGGGGGAGGGTGAGAAGATACGAGAACAGTAAGAAGGGTTATGAGGAAATCCTCAAGATGAAACCTTGCACAATAGTCCTAGAGCCTACCGGAGTATACGCAATAAGGCCTTCACAATACTTCAAGGAGAAAGGGATAAAAGTACTACAAGTCAGCCCAAACGTGTTATCAGGAGAAAAAGAGCTTAGGGGAAAGAAAACAGATTTTTACGATGCAGAAAAATTAGAAAACATGGTTAACAAGGCTAAGGAGTACGATTACAACCCCTTAAAGGAAATGACAACACTCTACCTCTTCCTAAAGGACATAGAGACGAAATACAAGAATAGGTTAAAGAGGGCATAATTCTTAGTAAGTGATAACGATAAGGTAAACAAGGATAGGTTGGAAAGACTTGCGAAAGGAGATTTTACACGAGAAGAGCTCTACCAACTTGAATACACGCCAATAGTGCTTGAGGAGATCAAAATCTTGGCTAAAAACCTCCTTGAGATTCAAGAGAGGTTGAAGGAGGTTAGGAGGATGATTGAAGGGCAAGTTCCTCAAGATCATGTCCTATTGACTATATCAGGTGTTGGGAAGCTTGCAGCTGGTATTGTTGGTGATGTTAAGCGTTTTCCTAAACCAGAGTCCTTTGTGGCTTATTGTGGTTTAGATCCCGTAGTTGAGAGGAGTGGAAGAGCTGTGATAAGTAGGGGGATTTCCAAGAGGGGTAATAAGTACTTGCGTAGCTTGTTCTACTTTTTGGCAGTGAGGAATTATTCTAGGAATCCAACCTTATTGAAGTTTTATGAGACACACAAGGATAGGTTGAAAGGTAGGAAGTTGTATGTTGCTTTGGCTAGGAAGTTGGCAAGGGTTGTTTGGAGTGTTTGGTATAATAATAGGCCTTATGAGCCTAAATAAGTAAGCCCTTCCCCGAATCGCCACGTGGGTTGAAAGGACCCACGTGGCAATGTTAGCTAGTACTATGCTTGAAGTTTGAGCGAAAGATTTATTACTGAACGCCCGTAGGAGTAATACTGGTTATGCAAAAATAAGTAGGTCAATAACGAAACTATGGACATACTCTCTAACTAAATTAAACTTAATAAGGAAAACATTGAGTATTACTTATGCCAATATGCCCCTCATGTGAAATGAAATTTAACTCATGGGAGGATTTAGCCAAGCACATGGACTTGCTAGCAAATTATAAGAGTGACCCATCTCATGTAATGTGGTTAAACAGAAATATATCAATGAAGAGAATAGAAGTTAGTGAACTAGCAAGTAATTTAGAGAGCTTCTTCTCAACTCCAGATGGTTTAGCAATGTGGATTAGGAAGAGGTTTATAGAGAAGTTTTATGGAGAAAATCCACATCCGTTTATTGTCGCAATGCAGAAACCAACTAGGGGTGTGCTATTAGGCTATGTAATTGAGCATCAACACTTCTTAAAGAATTGGGTAAAAGTGTTATCATCAATAGTATTCAAAACTAACAAGGATGATGTTATGCAATACGAGTTAGAGAATATCTCAGTTGAATTTTTAGGATATAATGGAAGACCAGCCCATTACGAGTTGTTAATAAGAATGGGAGAAGCCTTGGGAATGCCTAGGGAGGAAATATTATCAAAGCTACCATTGCCCTCTACGCAATCAGCGATAAAGACATGGAGAAAAATAGCTGAGAGTAAAACTTGGTTAGAAACAATGGCATCAATGCATAGCCTCGAATTAGTAGCTGATAGGAGTTTAGTTAAATATGGGGCTAGATTACCTTATTTTAATCAAGCCATACTCACTTCTGAAGAGTTTCCCCAAGCTGTTAAGGACTTTCTGAGGGAAGGTTATGAGGCTGATATCTCACACGCGGGAGAAGCCCTAGAAATGGTTGAAAAATATGCAGAAGAGATGAATATAAGGGAAGAAGTACAAGTTACTGTTCTTAAGTCATTTGATGCTTTTTCAAAGTATTTATTAGCCAGATTAGAAAGAGGATTCGAAATAGAACCCAGTCTGGTAAAGGTGATAATAAAATGAAGATCGTCGTAAACGGAAAAGAAGCCGGTACAAAGGAGAATGGTTGTGCACTCTGTGGAGGAACTTGGGGAGATTACTATGAAGAGATTGACGGAGAGAAGTTGTTCTTCTGCTGTGATATATGTGCGTTAGAATTTGTAAACATGGTTAATGAAGTAAAGAAAAGAACCAATTGGAGTAGAATTGACGAATTAATAATCAATGGAAATTATTATACTGGGAGGACGTGCTCAGCTAAAAATGGAAATAGGGAGTATAAATTTTACGTTAAGTTTAATGATGATGCTGGAATAGAGACTTTCAAGGAACTAAGCTAATGGCTCACATAAGCCATTTTCTTTTATCATCATTTTATTTTTAGGCTCTTTTAAGGACCTACAGAACACTTTAACATTATCTATTTTGACTAAACAAAGCCAATAATTGTCTTCAAATCCATCTGGAGTAGCGGTCAATTTCCACGATATCAGTAGCTCACCTTCCCTTATATCATCTCTTGTGTTGAATTCCGTTGAGTAACACCTTGGACATCTAGCCCTCTTAACCCAAAACGAATAGCCACAATTTTTACATACATAGATCAAGGCTCGTCACCGTAAACTACTACAGTTGCAGAATTCCCAAAACCAGCCATACTTAACGACAGACCAACTCTAGCATTTTTAACTTGTCTACTCCCCGCTTCGTTCCTAATCTGTAGAAACGCCTCAACTGCTTGAGCTACACCGCTTGCCCCTATTGGGTGGCCTTTAGAGTTCAACCCTCCACTGGTGTTTATTGGAATTTCACCATTAATTGCGGTGTAATTATCGTAATATGCCTTCCATCCTTCTCCTTTCTTTAATAAACCCAACTCTTCAGCCTCGACTATTTCCAGAACAGTTGCCATATCATGTAGTTCAGCGAAATCAACTTGATCAACCTTTGCCATTTTCCTAGCAGTCAATCCAGCAATTTTCACCGCATTTATTGACAATATGTTCTCACGCTCAGATAAATATGACGTATCTGAAGAAGCACCAATACCTTTTATAAACACAGGCTTATTGGTAAAACTATAAGCATCTTCATCGCTTACCATAACTATCGCTGAAGCCCCATCGCTAATTGGGGTAAATTCGTAAAGGGTTAAGGGATCTGCTATGATAGGGGAATTCAAAACTTCATCTAAAGACACTACCTTCTGTATGTGAGCATAGGGATTTAAAGATCCATTATAATGGTTTTTGACTGCTACTAAAGCAAAGGCCTCCCTTGATGCATTATATCTCCTCATATACTCCTTGGTCATTAATCCTGCAAGTGAAGGTAGAGTTAACCCAGCAATTTTTTCTTCTGACGGAAGCAAGGAGGCTATTACTGATGTAACTTGCTTAGTATTCTTCTCGGACATCTTCTCAACTCCTAAGACTAACACGGTTTTAGCTATTTTAGAATCAAGTAAAGATTTAGCAACTAATATTGCAGAGCCTCCACTTCCACTGGTATTATCAACCCTAATTGATGGTACTCTATCTATCGATAAATAAGTTGTAATTAAGTTATTTATCCCAGATAAGGAGTTAAACTCTCCGGAATAGCTGTTAGAAACTACTACAAAATCAATTTCATTTTTTCGTATTAATGGTAACACAACCTCTCCTGCAAGCTCTAATAAGCTCTCCTTTCTCTTTCCGAATCTAGTTAAGTTTGCATCAATAATTGCAACCATTCATGTGAGTTTTCACATTTAAAATATAAAATTGAACTTCCGATAAAGAGAACATAAACTTCGTTTCTCGAGCTCAAACAAAAATAGTGCTTGTTGATAAGAAATGTTTATATTTTTTAAGAAGGAGTATAATGATAATGGTAATATTCATAGTTCTTTCAAACCTCACCGATAAGGGAGCTGAGACTATAGCAGATAAGCCAGAAAGAATAAAAGAGGTGAATGAGGAATTGGCTAAAATAGGGGCGAAGGTAAAGGAACAATATGTAGTATTTGGTGACATAGATTTCATTAATATAGTAGAAGTGGATAATGTTGAAACGTTCCTTAAAGCCTTAATAGAATTGAATAGCAGAGGTACCGTAAGGACAAAGACCTATTTAGCAATTTCTGTTGATGAAGCGATAAGGGCTATTAAGACTACGCCACCTATTGGTCATCCACATGAAAAGAAGTAACTTTCAAATATAATACATTTTTTGTTTTTCATATTGAGATAAATATAGTAATCTTTCTTTTAGAGACGGATGAGTTCTAAATGAGAAAACGCCTTTTTTATCAACAATATTATTTAGAATAAATTCCTTAGCCAAGAGTATCTGTATTGGGAGAACATATCTTAGCATGTTGGTAGGAATACTTCTACTTAAATATCCAATTTTTATTAAGGAACTTTCCAGCCAATAAGTTATCTCAGGATTTACCTTTACTGCAGTTAAATCAGCCCTCCTTTCTATTTTCCTATGCACGTAAAAGACTAAGGGTAATAAGATGACAAAGTATATTATAAGGAAAAATAAGGAAATTAAAGGCAGATAATAAATAAATGTTGCATAAATGGAATTTATGGAAAATATCGTAAGTAACATAATTTCTGGATCATAATTTTTTATATGGGCAATTTCATGAGAGAGAACTGCAGTTAACTCCTCTTGGGTTAGACTTTCATACAGCGGTAAAGTAACTGCTATTCCTCTAAAAATTATATTGCCAAAGGCAAAAGCGTTAAGGAAATTATCATTTATAATGTAGACTTTGGACAGTTTAACGTTAAATTTCTTTGAAAGATCCTCTACTATCAAGATAATATCTTGAGAAGCTCTTCTCATCTTAAATACAAGGATCATTATAATTGGGGAAATGAGGTACCAGAGACTAAACACTAGCCCTATTTGAATTAGAAAGAAATAGGGTATGCTTACATTTAAGGATGATACTACTATACCAATTACTAGTATAGAGAAGAAGGATGCTAGATAATATTTCCACCAATATGTGGTAATGGAGTACACACATATTACTAGCTACAAAAGTTTATAAAACGATAAGATAATCAAAGTTATTACTTAAAGCAATATATTAACATTATGAAACCAGAAGACTACTACCATTCGATTAAATTAATACCTGAAATAACAATAGAGAAGGGAAAACTATTTCACGTAGAGACATGGATAGAGGAGGATAAGTACAAGTCATCAATTTATTTGAACCTTAAGAGGATAACATTTCAAGGAAGTGAATCCTCGCCAAAGTTCGATAACGATAAGCTTTACTTTATAAGAAATGAAGAGACAAAATCCTCTTTACTTGAAGCGCAACTCTATGGCGAGCCGAAAGTAATATTTACATTTTCTGGTAAAATATCGAAATATGAATTCCATAATAAGGGAATATTAGTGATAGCAGAGGAAAACACAGATAAGACATTGCCGTTTAGAGCCGAGAAGATAAAATATAGGTTTGATAGCAGAGGCTTATTGAGAGCTAGGCAATCACTTTATTTATTTGATGGTAAAGATTTGAGGAAGCTCGTTACTGGGAACTTTGACGTTACAGATTTAGCTACAAACGGTAGTAGGGTTGTAATTTCAGCAACTAAGGATGGAGATGATTATGGATTAGGAAATTTGTATGAGGTGAACATAGAAACTGGGGAGTTAAACAGAATAACGAAAGAGGATGGAACTGTACAAGCAATCGCTATGAACAGCGAGGGAAAAATAGCATTTTTAGGACATAGGAAAGGACTAACCCCATGGGCTTCTCTCGAAATAATGCTACCAGAAGAAGGAAAGAGTTACATCTGCGGAAAGACTTGCGGAAATAAAGTATTAACTGATTTATTTGATGGTATAAAGGATAAGATCGTATTCGAAAAGGATCTAATACTCTCCTTAGGTCAAGAGGGAGGTACATCACATATTTATCAAATCTCTGACAATAAAGTAGACAAGGTAACTAGTGGAAATATAATGGTAAGAGGATTTGATTATAGTAATAGCGAGTTAGCTTACTTCTATTCTACTCCAGAAAAGCCGGTAATATTAAAATATAGAGATATAGAATATGATCCAAACCCCAACGTTAAAGGATATACTCCAGAGAAAATTGTTATAAACAGTAACGGAATGGAAGTTGAGGGCTGGAGTATAGTTAGAGATCCTAATGCACCAACAATATTATTTATTCATGGGGGACCACATATGGCATATGGCTATGGCTATTTTATAGAATTCCAGTTCTTCGTAGATAATGGGTTTAACGTAATATATGCAAATCCTAGAGGTAGCCAAGGATATGGGGAGGAATTCGCTAAGGCTTGTGTGGGTGATTGGGGTGGAAAGGATTTCGAAGATCTAATAAACTTCGTGAATACCGTTAAGGAAAAATATGGTTTAAAAGGTAAATTTGGTGTTACTGGCGGTTCTTATGGGGGTTTTATGACCAATTGGGTAGTAACGAAGACTAATATATTTTCGGCTGCAATTAGTGAAAGGAGTATATCGAATCTAATTAGCATGTGTGGTACTAGTGATATAGGTTTTTGGTTTAATGCTATCGAATCTGGGATTGCTGATCCATGGAGTACTGAAGGCATAGAGAAACTAATGAAAATGTCGCCAATTTATTATGTGAAAAACGTTAAAACACCTACCATGTTAATTCATGGTGAAGAAGATTACAGATGTCCGATTGAACAGGCTGAACAATTTTATGTTGCATTAAAGATGCAGGGAGTCCCTACAACGTTAGTAAGATATCAAGGTGACAGTCATGAACATGCCAGAAGAGGGAAGCCAAAGAATATGATAGATAGGCTAAAGACTAAATTAGAATGGTTTAGTAAATATTTACTCTAATCAATATCTTTTTCACACTCCTTATTTATGGCGGTAAGAACGTCCCTCAGTGAGACTACGCCTATTATTTTTCCTGTTTCATTAATAGCTAACAAATGAGTGATATTGTTCCTCACCATGAACATAAAAGTATCTATCAAATCCTCCTCTCCGTTTATAGTAATCACATTTTTTATCATAACTTTTGATACCGGTTCATTTTGTGAGACTCCTTTCGCAAGTGACCTTAAAATTATACTCCTAGTCACTATTCCTATGACATCATCTCCTTTACTATTGTCTATTACAAGCGCAAACCGGATTCCTTGTTTGTCCATGAGTTCTAACGCTTCGGAAAGACTAGTATGTCGGGTAATTTTTATAGGTCTAGTATTATTGAAAACGTCTTTAAGTTTCATAGATTATTTTTCTCTTTCTACAACTTAAACTTTATTTATCATTAACAGTGTTTAACAGATATACCTCATAAGAAAAAAGTTTAAAAGGATATATAAAGAAAAAGGGTATTTTATATAAGGAAAAATATATATATAGATTAGCTTGACCCCGCACCACAACCGCAATAGCCGTATTCGTCTATTTCAATTCCGCATACTGGACATACGTAACCGGAGCCTTTTACTTCCTCAGCCCTCTTTCCATATATTAACATGTGGGGATCAAAGTATAATTCTCTTAAACTTGGTAAAGATTTCTCATCTTCATTTGTAATTTTTGTATTTACAGCCTCCTTAATTCTAAACTTTAAAGTTCTCTTCTCTAAAGCTTTCTTAGCAAGTTGTTTAGATGAAATTTTCCCCTTAACAACTCCACTGTGATCTATAATTTCTATCTCTTCATCACTTATATGTAGGGCTATCTCCTCGACTTCTTCATCTTCATATAATTTCTTAACTTCTCGCATAGTCCTATTTATACTGTTTATAGTATTTAAACTTTTATCTTCATAACTTACATAGAAATAAACGTGTTACTATACGGAGAATTTTTCTTAATCACTTAACCAATAGAACAACTAATTATATAAAAAAGAAAAGGAATCACTTAGACACAGCAACTCATTTTACTAACATCACTGGTAAAAGCTAGCGCTACTATTCTCAAACTCTCGGCCATTGTGGGAAAGACGTGTATTGTATCAATCAAATCATCTATTGTAGCCCTAAATTTAACCGCTAACGCCGCCTCATTTATCACCTCTGCAGCGTATTTACCAAACATCTGGACACCTAAAATATTCCTAAACTTCTTATCTATAACCATCTTTATTAATCCATAATCTTCCCTTAATATTCTCGCCTTAGCTATATTATTCATCTTAACGACCCTATGATCTATATCATAGCCTTCTTTCATTGCCTCTAATGCAGTAAGACCAACTTTAGCCACATTGGGTTCTATAAATACAACTTGGGGCACACTACTCATATCAATTTTTCTTTTTACATTCATTATTGCGTTCTCTGCTGCAATTGAACCTTGTCTGCCAGCTAGAGCTTCCAACATAGGACCACCAATTACATCTCCTGCAGCATATACATTAGGATTTGAGGTTCTTAGTTCTTCATTAACCTTTATGCCTCCCTTATCGTTTAACTCTATTCCTGCAGCATCTAAATTCATTTCCACATTAGGCTTCCTTCCAGTTGCCAAAAGAATTTCGTCAGCCTCAACTTCACCCTTATCCGTAACTACTATCTTTCCCCCATTTCCCTTTCTAACCTCCTTAACCCTAACGTTTGTAAAAATCGGAATATTATCATTCTTCTCTAAATAGTTTTTAACGGAAAGGGAAATTTCAGGCTCCCAATCTGGTAATATTCTTTCACTCCTTTGAAGAATTATGGTATCAACTCCT is a genomic window containing:
- a CDS encoding MFS transporter, giving the protein MQEDYGYTFLLLSRVLRSVGIIYITLSSSLYLSAIGVKPEIIGIIFLGAIGFSSALNLALGMIGDRTGYKKVLIFVEILASISSILLALSINQILIFAALIIGGVGGAAGGIRGVFSPGLTALVASNWNDEKERVRRLSFLMSASSLSGIGGSILLSLRSYISNSVDGYRMLYFISFVLLLASAISLLFCKEVTRPKKTSKVMKKSSMKFISKVVVSNSITGFGLGIAIPLLPLWYNLAFHANSFEIGLIFTISYLTTAIGSLLSNKIRFDPLKVASITRILNGVFLIAMALSPWLPLAAGLYIARGLNAGVGAPNRSAVNVRGVSAEDFGTASSFQGLATRLSQMSSAISGYLLDVSYSLPLEIGGLLQTVGGYLYMKLLATSTNKKVDS
- a CDS encoding thiaminase II/PqqC family protein, which codes for MPICPSCEMKFNSWEDLAKHMDLLANYKSDPSHVMWLNRNISMKRIEVSELASNLESFFSTPDGLAMWIRKRFIEKFYGENPHPFIVAMQKPTRGVLLGYVIEHQHFLKNWVKVLSSIVFKTNKDDVMQYELENISVEFLGYNGRPAHYELLIRMGEALGMPREEILSKLPLPSTQSAIKTWRKIAESKTWLETMASMHSLELVADRSLVKYGARLPYFNQAILTSEEFPQAVKDFLREGYEADISHAGEALEMVEKYAEEMNIREEVQVTVLKSFDAFSKYLLARLERGFEIEPSLVKVIIK
- a CDS encoding TA0938 family protein; this translates as MKIVVNGKEAGTKENGCALCGGTWGDYYEEIDGEKLFFCCDICALEFVNMVNEVKKRTNWSRIDELIINGNYYTGRTCSAKNGNREYKFYVKFNDDAGIETFKELS
- a CDS encoding zinc ribbon domain-containing protein, translated to MIYVCKNCGYSFWVKRARCPRCYSTEFNTRDDIREGELLISWKLTATPDGFEDNYWLCLVKIDNVKVFCRSLKEPKNKMMIKENGLCEPLA
- a CDS encoding thiolase family protein, translated to MVAIIDANLTRFGKRKESLLELAGEVVLPLIRKNEIDFVVVSNSYSGEFNSLSGINNLITTYLSIDRVPSIRVDNTSGSGGSAILVAKSLLDSKIAKTVLVLGVEKMSEKNTKQVTSVIASLLPSEEKIAGLTLPSLAGLMTKEYMRRYNASREAFALVAVKNHYNGSLNPYAHIQKVVSLDEVLNSPIIADPLTLYEFTPISDGASAIVMVSDEDAYSFTNKPVFIKGIGASSDTSYLSERENILSINAVKIAGLTARKMAKVDQVDFAELHDMATVLEIVEAEELGLLKKGEGWKAYYDNYTAINGEIPINTSGGLNSKGHPIGASGVAQAVEAFLQIRNEAGSRQVKNARVGLSLSMAGFGNSATVVVYGDEP
- a CDS encoding GYD domain-containing protein: MVIFIVLSNLTDKGAETIADKPERIKEVNEELAKIGAKVKEQYVVFGDIDFINIVEVDNVETFLKALIELNSRGTVRTKTYLAISVDEAIRAIKTTPPIGHPHEKK
- a CDS encoding M48 family metallopeptidase, coding for MYSITTYWWKYYLASFFSILVIGIVVSSLNVSIPYFFLIQIGLVFSLWYLISPIIMILVFKMRRASQDIILIVEDLSKKFNVKLSKVYIINDNFLNAFAFGNIIFRGIAVTLPLYESLTQEELTAVLSHEIAHIKNYDPEIMLLTIFSINSIYATFIYYLPLISLFFLIIYFVILLPLVFYVHRKIERRADLTAVKVNPEITYWLESSLIKIGYLSRSIPTNMLRYVLPIQILLAKEFILNNIVDKKGVFSFRTHPSLKERLLYLSQYEKQKMYYI
- a CDS encoding S9 family peptidase, producing MKPEDYYHSIKLIPEITIEKGKLFHVETWIEEDKYKSSIYLNLKRITFQGSESSPKFDNDKLYFIRNEETKSSLLEAQLYGEPKVIFTFSGKISKYEFHNKGILVIAEENTDKTLPFRAEKIKYRFDSRGLLRARQSLYLFDGKDLRKLVTGNFDVTDLATNGSRVVISATKDGDDYGLGNLYEVNIETGELNRITKEDGTVQAIAMNSEGKIAFLGHRKGLTPWASLEIMLPEEGKSYICGKTCGNKVLTDLFDGIKDKIVFEKDLILSLGQEGGTSHIYQISDNKVDKVTSGNIMVRGFDYSNSELAYFYSTPEKPVILKYRDIEYDPNPNVKGYTPEKIVINSNGMEVEGWSIVRDPNAPTILFIHGGPHMAYGYGYFIEFQFFVDNGFNVIYANPRGSQGYGEEFAKACVGDWGGKDFEDLINFVNTVKEKYGLKGKFGVTGGSYGGFMTNWVVTKTNIFSAAISERSISNLISMCGTSDIGFWFNAIESGIADPWSTEGIEKLMKMSPIYYVKNVKTPTMLIHGEEDYRCPIEQAEQFYVALKMQGVPTTLVRYQGDSHEHARRGKPKNMIDRLKTKLEWFSKYLL
- a CDS encoding CBS domain-containing protein, which codes for MKLKDVFNNTRPIKITRHTSLSEALELMDKQGIRFALVIDNSKGDDVIGIVTRSIILRSLAKGVSQNEPVSKVMIKNVITINGEEDLIDTFMFMVRNNITHLLAINETGKIIGVVSLRDVLTAINKECEKDID